A window of the Kosakonia sp. BYX6 genome harbors these coding sequences:
- the ffh gene encoding signal recognition particle protein — protein MFDNLTDRLSRTLRNISGRGRLTEENVKETLREVRMALLEADVALPVVRDFINRVKEKAVGHEVNKSLTPGQEFVKIVRNELVAAMGEENQSLNLAAQPPAVVLMAGLQGAGKTTSVGKLGKFLREKHKKKVMVVSADVYRPAAIKQLETLAQQVEVDFFPSDVAQKPVDIVNAALKEAKLKFYDVLLVDTAGRLHVDEAMMDEIKQVHAAIKPVETLFVVDAMTGQDAANTAKAFNEALPLTGVVLTKVDGDARGGAALSIRHITGKPIKFLGVGEKTEALEPFHPDRIASRILGMGDVLSLIEDIESKVDRAQAEKLANKLKKGDGFDLTDFLEQLRQMKNMGGMASLMGKLPGMGQIPDNVKAQMDDKVLVRMEAIINSMTFKERANPDIIKGSRKRRIAAGCGLQVQDVNRLLKQFDDMQRMMKKMKKGGMAKMMRGMKGMMPPGFPGR, from the coding sequence ATGTTTGATAATTTAACCGATCGTTTGTCGCGCACCCTGCGCAATATCAGTGGCCGTGGACGCCTCACTGAAGAGAACGTCAAAGAAACCCTGCGCGAAGTGCGTATGGCGCTGCTGGAAGCAGACGTTGCGCTGCCGGTAGTGCGTGACTTTATCAACCGCGTGAAAGAAAAAGCGGTAGGCCATGAAGTCAATAAAAGCCTGACTCCGGGTCAGGAGTTCGTCAAAATCGTGCGTAACGAACTGGTTGCGGCGATGGGCGAAGAGAACCAGAGCCTGAACCTCGCTGCGCAACCGCCAGCGGTGGTGCTGATGGCGGGCCTGCAAGGTGCGGGTAAAACCACCAGCGTCGGTAAGCTTGGTAAGTTTCTGCGCGAAAAGCACAAGAAAAAAGTGATGGTCGTTTCCGCCGACGTTTATCGCCCGGCGGCGATCAAACAGTTGGAAACACTGGCGCAGCAGGTTGAGGTGGATTTCTTCCCCTCTGACGTCGCGCAAAAACCGGTGGATATCGTTAACGCGGCGCTGAAAGAAGCGAAGCTGAAGTTTTACGACGTGCTGCTGGTGGATACCGCCGGTCGTTTGCACGTTGATGAAGCAATGATGGACGAAATCAAACAGGTTCACGCGGCGATCAAGCCAGTGGAAACCCTGTTTGTTGTCGATGCCATGACCGGTCAGGACGCTGCGAACACCGCGAAAGCCTTTAATGAAGCGCTGCCGCTCACCGGCGTGGTGCTGACCAAAGTGGACGGCGATGCCCGCGGCGGTGCGGCGCTTTCTATTCGCCATATCACGGGTAAACCGATTAAATTCCTCGGCGTTGGCGAGAAAACCGAAGCGCTGGAGCCGTTCCATCCGGACCGTATCGCTTCCCGTATCCTCGGCATGGGCGATGTACTGTCGCTTATCGAAGATATCGAAAGCAAAGTTGACCGCGCGCAGGCTGAAAAGCTGGCGAATAAACTGAAGAAAGGCGACGGCTTCGATCTGACCGATTTCCTTGAGCAACTGCGCCAGATGAAAAACATGGGCGGCATGGCGAGCCTGATGGGCAAACTGCCGGGCATGGGTCAGATTCCGGACAACGTAAAAGCGCAAATGGATGACAAAGTGCTGGTGCGCATGGAAGCCATCATTAATTCCATGACCTTCAAAGAGCGCGCCAACCCGGACATTATCAAAGGCTCCCGTAAACGCCGCATCGCTGCGGGCTGCGGCCTGCAAGTTCAGGACGTGAACCGTCTGCTCAAACAATTCGACGACATGCAGCGCATGATGAAGAAGATGAAGAAGGGTGGGATGGCGAAGATGATGCGCGGGATGAAGGGGATGATGCCGCCAGGCTTCCCTGGGCGTTAA
- the rpsP gene encoding 30S ribosomal protein S16: MVTIRLARHGAKKRPFYQVVVTDSRNARNGRFIERVGFFNPIASEKEEGTRLDLDRIEHWVGQGATVSDRVSALIKEAKKAA; this comes from the coding sequence ATGGTAACTATTCGTTTAGCTCGTCACGGCGCTAAAAAGCGTCCGTTCTACCAGGTTGTTGTCACCGACAGCCGTAATGCACGCAACGGTCGCTTCATCGAGCGCGTTGGTTTCTTCAACCCGATCGCTTCCGAGAAAGAAGAAGGCACTCGCCTGGATCTGGATCGCATCGAGCATTGGGTTGGCCAGGGCGCTACCGTTTCTGATCGCGTTTCCGCGCTGATCAAAGAAGCAAAAAAAGCAGCTTAA
- the rimM gene encoding ribosome maturation factor RimM (Essential for efficient processing of 16S rRNA): MSKQQTASVPVEPIVVGKLGSSYGIRGWLRVFSSTEDAESIFDYQPWFIQKAGQWQCIELESWRYHSQDIVIKLKGVDDRDAANLLTNCEILVDSAQLPELEEGDYYWKDLMGCQVVTTEGYSLGKVVDMMETGSNDVLVIKANLKDAFGIKERLVPFLDGQVIKKVDLATQTIEVDWDPGF; the protein is encoded by the coding sequence ATGAGCAAGCAACAAACCGCATCGGTCCCTGTTGAGCCAATCGTTGTTGGCAAACTGGGTTCTTCTTACGGAATTCGTGGTTGGCTCAGAGTGTTTTCCTCCACCGAAGACGCCGAAAGCATTTTTGACTATCAGCCCTGGTTTATCCAGAAAGCGGGTCAGTGGCAGTGCATTGAGCTGGAAAGCTGGCGCTACCACAGTCAGGACATCGTCATCAAACTGAAAGGTGTTGATGATCGCGATGCAGCGAATCTACTGACGAATTGCGAAATTCTCGTTGATTCTGCGCAGTTGCCGGAACTGGAAGAGGGTGACTACTACTGGAAAGACCTTATGGGTTGCCAGGTAGTGACTACTGAAGGTTACAGCCTCGGTAAAGTCGTCGATATGATGGAAACCGGGTCAAATGACGTTCTCGTCATCAAGGCAAACCTGAAAGATGCATTTGGTATCAAGGAGCGGTTGGTTCCGTTCCTCGATGGGCAGGTTATCAAGAAAGTCGATCTCGCTACTCAAACCATTGAAGTAGATTGGGATCCTGGTTTTTAA
- the trmD gene encoding tRNA (guanosine(37)-N1)-methyltransferase TrmD: MWIGIISLFPEMFRAITDYGVTGRAVKNGLLSIQSWSPRDFAHDRHRTVDDRPYGGGPGMLMMVNPLRDAIHAAKAAAGEGAKVIYLSPQGRKLDQAGVSELATNQKLILVCGRYEGIDERVIQTEIDEEWSIGDYVLSGGELPAMTLIDSVSRFIPGVLGHEASATEDSFADGLLDCPHYTRPEVLEGMEVPAVLLSGNHAEIRRWRLKQSLGRTWLRRPELLENLALTEEQARLLAEFKSEHAQQQHKHDGLA, translated from the coding sequence ATGTGGATTGGCATAATTAGCCTGTTTCCTGAAATGTTCCGCGCGATTACCGACTACGGGGTAACTGGCCGGGCAGTAAAAAATGGCCTGCTGAGCATCCAGAGCTGGAGTCCACGTGATTTCGCTCATGACCGGCACCGTACCGTGGACGATCGTCCTTACGGCGGCGGACCGGGGATGTTAATGATGGTGAATCCTTTGCGGGACGCCATTCATGCAGCAAAAGCCGCGGCAGGTGAAGGCGCTAAAGTGATTTATCTGTCACCTCAGGGGCGCAAGCTTGATCAAGCGGGCGTCAGCGAACTGGCAACCAATCAAAAATTGATTCTGGTGTGCGGTCGCTACGAAGGGATAGATGAGCGCGTAATTCAAACCGAGATTGACGAAGAATGGTCTATCGGTGATTACGTTCTCAGCGGTGGTGAGTTACCAGCGATGACGCTGATTGACTCGGTTTCCCGGTTTATTCCGGGTGTACTGGGCCATGAAGCTTCAGCAACGGAAGATTCCTTTGCTGATGGATTGCTGGACTGTCCACACTATACTCGACCTGAAGTGTTAGAAGGGATGGAAGTACCGGCGGTGTTACTGTCGGGAAATCATGCCGAGATTCGTCGCTGGCGTTTGAAACAGTCGCTGGGCCGTACCTGGCTTAGAAGACCTGAACTTCTGGAAAACCTGGCTCTGACTGAAGAGCAAGCAAGGTTGCTGGCGGAGTTCAAAAGCGAACACGCGCAACAGCAACACAAACATGATGGGTTGGCATAA
- the rplS gene encoding 50S ribosomal protein L19 — MSNIIKQLEQEQMKQDVPSFRPGDTVEVKVWVVEGSKKRLQAFEGVVIAIRNRGLHSAFTVRKISNGEGVERVFQTHSPVVDSIAVKRRGAVRKAKLYYLRERTGKSARIKERLN, encoded by the coding sequence ATGAGCAACATTATTAAGCAACTTGAACAAGAGCAGATGAAGCAGGACGTACCTTCCTTCCGTCCGGGTGACACCGTGGAAGTGAAAGTATGGGTTGTTGAAGGTTCCAAAAAACGTCTGCAGGCATTCGAGGGCGTGGTTATCGCTATTCGTAACCGCGGTCTGCACTCTGCATTCACTGTTCGTAAAATTTCCAACGGCGAAGGCGTTGAGCGTGTCTTCCAGACTCACTCTCCGGTAGTTGACAGCATTGCTGTTAAACGTCGTGGTGCTGTTCGTAAAGCTAAACTGTACTACCTGCGTGAGCGTACCGGTAAGTCTGCTCGTATCAAAGAGCGTCTTAACTAA
- a CDS encoding DUF2946 domain-containing protein → MKNVFHHSAAQRTATWLALFAILLILIAPLISAALQKDPMSAMPGMHHEMNMPMPEHHGMSHHENAPQSIPVDHAEACGYCVLLAHVPGLIFLVVLLLLGRVLRVSKPPARQKITHWHFFPWLYPDTRAPPRFCFS, encoded by the coding sequence GTGAAGAACGTTTTTCATCACAGTGCAGCGCAACGTACAGCCACATGGCTGGCGCTCTTTGCGATCCTGCTGATCCTCATCGCACCTCTCATCTCGGCTGCCTTGCAAAAAGATCCCATGAGCGCGATGCCCGGTATGCATCATGAAATGAATATGCCGATGCCCGAACATCACGGCATGAGCCATCATGAAAACGCGCCGCAGAGCATACCTGTTGACCATGCGGAAGCTTGCGGCTACTGCGTATTATTGGCGCATGTTCCCGGTCTGATTTTCCTGGTGGTTTTACTGCTGCTGGGCCGTGTGTTGCGGGTCAGCAAACCTCCCGCGCGGCAGAAAATCACACACTGGCACTTTTTCCCCTGGCTTTATCCTGACACCCGCGCGCCGCCGCGCTTCTGCTTTTCCTGA
- a CDS encoding PepSY-associated TM helix domain-containing protein → MTSCTPRAAWLNLLRRLHFYIGLFVGPFIFIAALSGTLYVATPQLENWLYKEALFGVASGERQPLAEQIATAEQVTGGHLRLHAVRPGLSGDNTTRVMFADPQLGISENRAIFIDPVTLQVKGDMTVYGTSGILPLRQWIDYLHRSLLLGDIGRNYSELAASWMWIAALGGIVLWFLTRPKRRINNRVQNHRRLHVTLGWILLAGMLLFSATGLTWSQWAGGNVDRLRAAFDWMTPQVNTQLHGAAPANDPHAEHHRHHDGMVMPDSTQDVSQFDAVLLTAQHAGISASKVEIRPPRSADQAWTVTEIDRGWPTRVDAVAIDGSNMAVVDRTRFADFPLMAKLTRWGVDFHMGILFGVVNQLLLVAFGCALCVMIIVGYRLWWIRRPASAGDTLLHCWLRLGIAGRVLTAFFALLLGLAMPVMGGSLLLFVLIDALRWERHPQRSVMARD, encoded by the coding sequence ATGACTTCCTGCACTCCGCGAGCGGCGTGGCTTAACCTGCTACGACGTCTGCATTTTTACATCGGCCTGTTCGTCGGCCCCTTTATCTTTATCGCTGCGCTCAGCGGCACGTTATATGTGGCGACGCCACAACTGGAAAACTGGCTCTATAAAGAGGCGTTATTTGGTGTAGCAAGTGGCGAGAGGCAACCACTGGCAGAACAAATCGCCACTGCCGAGCAGGTGACCGGTGGCCACTTGCGTCTGCATGCCGTGCGCCCGGGGCTAAGTGGCGATAACACCACGCGCGTGATGTTCGCCGACCCGCAACTGGGAATATCGGAAAACCGCGCTATTTTCATCGACCCGGTGACCCTGCAAGTGAAAGGAGATATGACGGTGTACGGCACTAGCGGGATTTTGCCGCTGCGCCAGTGGATCGATTATCTCCATCGCTCATTGCTTCTGGGTGACATCGGTCGTAACTACAGCGAACTGGCGGCGTCATGGATGTGGATAGCGGCGCTGGGCGGCATCGTGCTGTGGTTTTTGACCCGGCCAAAACGGCGCATCAATAACCGTGTGCAAAATCATCGTCGCTTGCACGTTACACTCGGCTGGATCTTGCTCGCCGGAATGCTGCTGTTTTCGGCCACCGGTCTGACCTGGTCGCAATGGGCGGGCGGGAATGTCGATCGCCTGCGCGCGGCGTTCGACTGGATGACGCCACAAGTGAATACCCAGCTTCATGGCGCAGCGCCTGCCAATGACCCTCACGCAGAACATCACAGGCATCATGACGGCATGGTAATGCCGGATAGCACGCAGGATGTGTCGCAATTCGACGCAGTTCTTTTGACTGCGCAACATGCCGGGATTTCCGCCAGCAAAGTTGAGATCCGCCCGCCGCGCAGTGCGGATCAAGCCTGGACCGTGACGGAAATCGATCGCGGCTGGCCCACCCGTGTGGATGCTGTGGCGATTGATGGCAGCAACATGGCGGTGGTTGATCGCACCCGCTTTGCTGATTTCCCGTTAATGGCCAAACTGACACGTTGGGGAGTCGACTTCCATATGGGCATTTTATTTGGCGTCGTGAACCAATTGCTGCTGGTCGCTTTCGGCTGCGCGTTATGCGTCATGATCATCGTCGGCTACCGCTTATGGTGGATCCGCCGCCCGGCGTCGGCGGGCGATACGCTGTTGCACTGCTGGTTACGCCTCGGTATTGCCGGGCGAGTATTGACCGCATTTTTTGCGCTGCTTTTGGGGTTGGCAATGCCGGTGATGGGCGGCAGTTTGCTGTTGTTCGTGCTGATTGACGCGTTGCGCTGGGAACGCCACCCGCAGCGGTCAGTAATGGCGAGGGACTAA
- the aroF gene encoding 3-deoxy-7-phosphoheptulonate synthase AroF, with protein MQKDALNNVHITDEQVLITPDQLKAAFPLTIEQEAQIAQSRQTISNIIAGRDPRLLVVCGPCSIHDPEAAIEYARRFKALAAEVSDSLYLVMRVYFEKPRTTVGWKGLINDPHMDGSFDVEAGLKIARRLLVELVNMGLPLATEALDPNSPQFLGDLFSWSAIGARTTESQTHREMASGLSMPVGFKNGTDGSLATAINAMRAAAMPHRFVGINQAGQVCLLQTQGNPDGHVILRGGKAPNYSPADVAQCEKEMQQAGLKPSLMVDCSHGNSNKDYRRQPAVAESVVAQIKDGNRSITGLMIESNIHEGNQSSEQPRSAMKYGVSVTDACISWESTEALLREIDNDLRNSLAARLA; from the coding sequence ATGCAAAAAGACGCGCTGAACAACGTTCACATCACCGACGAACAAGTTCTTATCACTCCGGATCAATTAAAAGCAGCTTTTCCGCTGACGATTGAACAAGAAGCGCAAATCGCGCAATCCCGCCAGACCATTTCCAACATCATTGCCGGTCGCGATCCGCGCCTGCTGGTGGTTTGCGGCCCTTGTTCGATCCACGATCCAGAAGCAGCGATTGAATATGCTCGTCGATTTAAAGCACTTGCGGCAGAGGTCAGCGATAGCCTCTATCTGGTGATGCGCGTCTATTTTGAAAAACCCCGTACCACAGTTGGCTGGAAGGGGCTGATTAACGATCCGCACATGGATGGCTCGTTTGATGTGGAAGCTGGCCTGAAGATTGCGCGTCGTCTGCTGGTGGAACTGGTGAACATGGGGCTGCCGCTGGCGACTGAAGCGCTGGATCCGAACAGCCCGCAGTTCCTCGGCGACCTGTTTAGCTGGTCGGCGATTGGCGCGCGCACTACCGAATCTCAGACGCACCGCGAAATGGCTTCCGGTTTATCAATGCCGGTCGGTTTCAAAAACGGCACCGATGGCAGCCTGGCGACCGCGATCAATGCGATGCGCGCCGCAGCTATGCCGCACCGCTTTGTCGGCATCAACCAGGCGGGCCAGGTTTGCCTGTTGCAAACCCAGGGCAACCCGGATGGGCATGTGATTTTACGTGGCGGCAAAGCACCGAACTACAGCCCGGCGGACGTCGCGCAGTGTGAAAAAGAGATGCAGCAGGCGGGACTGAAACCGTCGCTGATGGTAGATTGCAGCCATGGTAATTCCAATAAAGATTACCGTCGCCAGCCTGCCGTCGCGGAATCTGTGGTGGCACAGATCAAAGATGGCAACCGCTCGATCACCGGCTTGATGATTGAAAGCAACATTCATGAAGGTAATCAATCTTCCGAACAACCGCGCAGCGCAATGAAATACGGCGTTTCCGTGACCGATGCCTGTATCAGTTGGGAATCGACCGAAGCGCTGCTGCGTGAAATCGATAACGATCTGCGCAACAGCCTGGCGGCGCGTCTTGCATAA